The Chlamydia poikilotherma DNA segment GTTGAAGATATATCCCAAATAGGATTGAGTAGATCTTTAAGAGAACTTGAGAACTGACGTATTAGCTCAATGACTTTATTCGCTTCATCAATATTTAATGAGCATTCAGCAAGTTGGATATTCAGTTGTTCAGAAACAGGATAAGACAAGGAGATCATGGCATTATAAACTACCATAATGTTCTGCCAAAAATTGATCACTTTGCTTTTTGGAGGAGCGTCTTTCCCCTCTAGTTTTTCTATTGCCGCTACAAACTCTTTAGATAAACCATATAGAGATGTGTATTGTGCTTCTGTAGGAGTTCCTGCTACAAAGGCCTGTTTCAAAGTATCTAATTTTATTTTAAAATCTTTAACTATAGTTTTTTCAGCTTCTGTAGGATTAACAATCCCTCCTTGATCAACGTCCTTTAGCCAATCATCAAAACTCTTATCAAGCCCCTCTATATAAAGTTTTGCAGCAGCAAGATTTGGGTTTGCTAAAATTTCGTCAACTTTACGGGAATCATAAGTAATATTTGAAAGTGTGATTTTTTCTTCAGGAAGATTTTCGAAAGAAGCATCTCCTATAAACTCTGAGGAAAATTGCGCTGTGGGTAACTTAACCTCTGCTTCTTGCAACAAACCAAGTGCGTGTTTTAATCCCCTTGCTTTCTGATCTAGTTCTTGAAAAAGAAATACAGAACTAGAAAACGGTGTTGTCATATCTACCTGATCACCAAGTAGTGCCGCAGTTACATTGCGATTAAAAGTAATGTATGAAGATGGTACCGTCACTGTAATTTATCCAGAAGAGACTAATTATTTTTCTAATTTTAAAATAAAAAAAATATTTCAAAAATAAAAAATAATTAACTTTAAAACTAAAACATAAATAACAAGTGACTTTGATTATTTAATTATTTTAATTCTCTTTCTATTCTGAATAATTCATCAGTGATTGTTTGAGGAAAGTCAGATCCAAAAATCTTGCAATACTCACGAACATTAGCAACCTCTTTCAGCCACCCAGAAACATCCACAGAAAGTAGATCCTGAAGAGCTTGTGAAGATAAATTGAGTCCTTCTAAGTTCAAAGAAGATTCTTCTGGTAAGTAACCAATGGGTGTTTTCTTAGCGATGGACTCTTCCCCATTAGTTCTTCGAAAAATCCATTCTAAAACACGAAGATTGTCGCTAAATCCTGGCCAGATAAAATTACCATCTTTATCCTTACGGAACCAGTTCACGCCATAGATCTTTGGTAGTTTTAAACTTGTGTTAGAAGCAAAAGATAACCAGTGATCAAAATAGTATGCCATGTTGTAGCCACAGAAAGGTAACATAGCAAAAGGATCATGCCGCAACTTCCCTTGTTCACCAACAATAGCTGCGGTAGTTGCCGAAGACATGCTTGCACCAATGGTGACTCCATGTTGCCAACTTAAAGCCTCATAAACCAAAGGTATAGTCTCAGAACGACGACCACCAAAAATAATCGCCTCAATTGGTACACCTTCAGGACTATTCCATTGAGGATCTAAAACAGGACACTGCTTTACAAGAGTAGTGAATCTAGAATTAGCATGTGCTGCAGGAGCTCCTCCGGGTTGCCAAGGATTACCATGCCAATCTATAAGACCTTCAGGAGGTTGGCTCGTTAAACCTTCCCACCAGACATCTCCATTTGGAGTCAAAGCAACATTAGTGAATATCGAGTTAGATTTGCAAGTAGCTAAAGCATTAGGATTTGTCGTTTCTGATGTTCCTGGAGCAACACCAAAAAAACCAAATTCAGGATTCACAGCGTATAACCTACCGTCAACACCAGGACGTATCCATGCAATGTCATCGCCGACACATTCGACTTTCCAACCAGGAATCTTAGGCATGAGCATCGCGAGATTAGTTTTACCACAAGCGCTAGGGAAAGAAGCGGCAAAATATTTCTTCTGTCCTTGAGGATTAGTCACACCGATGATTAGCATATGCTCTGCAAGCCAGTTTTGTGAACGAGCTATATATGAAGCTAAGCGTAATGCTACGCATTTCTTCCCTAGTAAAGCATTTCCCCCGTAACCACTACCAAATGACATTACACTACTGTCATCTTGGAAATGTACTATACGCATATGCTTAGGATTACAAGGCCAAGCTACATCTTTTTCACCCGGAGATAAAGGGACTCCCACACTGTGTAGACACTTATGAAAAGAACCGGATGTTCCTAGAGATTCTAATACCTCTGCTCCCATTCGTGTCATGATCTTCATAGAACAAACAACATATGGAGAATCGGTAATTTCAACACCAATAAGAGAAAATGGAGAATTTAACGGTCCCATGCAAAAAGGAATCACATAGAGAGTCCTTCCGCGCATACAACCTCGGAAAAGACCTTCTAATTCCTGACGCATTTCTTGGGGATCACGCCAATTATTGGTAGGGCCTGCATCTTCTTTTTTTGTAGTACAAATAAAAGTGAACTGTTCAACACGAGCAACATCTTCAGGAGAAGAACGCACTAGAAAACAGTTGGGATGTAAATCAGAGTTTAAAGGAATAGCTATTCCTGATTTTTGCATCATACTGTAGACTTCAGCATATTCAGCATCAGAGCCATTACATATACGGATATCCTTAGGAGTTACTAATTCAGCAACCTCTTTGATCCATTGTCTTAAACCTTCATGCTGAATTTCATTGCTCCATGCACTGGTCATACCATATTCCCTTTGCGTTTTTTGAATTGATCTAGGTGTTCTAAAGCCTTTCCTGTTCCTAAACAAACAGCAAGTAAAGGATGCGGTGCAGTAA contains these protein-coding regions:
- a CDS encoding phosphoenolpyruvate carboxykinase (GTP); its protein translation is MTSAWSNEIQHEGLRQWIKEVAELVTPKDIRICNGSDAEYAEVYSMMQKSGIAIPLNSDLHPNCFLVRSSPEDVARVEQFTFICTTKKEDAGPTNNWRDPQEMRQELEGLFRGCMRGRTLYVIPFCMGPLNSPFSLIGVEITDSPYVVCSMKIMTRMGAEVLESLGTSGSFHKCLHSVGVPLSPGEKDVAWPCNPKHMRIVHFQDDSSVMSFGSGYGGNALLGKKCVALRLASYIARSQNWLAEHMLIIGVTNPQGQKKYFAASFPSACGKTNLAMLMPKIPGWKVECVGDDIAWIRPGVDGRLYAVNPEFGFFGVAPGTSETTNPNALATCKSNSIFTNVALTPNGDVWWEGLTSQPPEGLIDWHGNPWQPGGAPAAHANSRFTTLVKQCPVLDPQWNSPEGVPIEAIIFGGRRSETIPLVYEALSWQHGVTIGASMSSATTAAIVGEQGKLRHDPFAMLPFCGYNMAYYFDHWLSFASNTSLKLPKIYGVNWFRKDKDGNFIWPGFSDNLRVLEWIFRRTNGEESIAKKTPIGYLPEESSLNLEGLNLSSQALQDLLSVDVSGWLKEVANVREYCKIFGSDFPQTITDELFRIERELK